DNA sequence from the Alosa sapidissima isolate fAloSap1 chromosome 13, fAloSap1.pri, whole genome shotgun sequence genome:
cacacacacacacacacacatcaacacacacacacacacacacacacacacacacatcaacacacacgcacacacacacatcaacacacacacacgcacacatgcacacacaaacacacatcaacacacacgcacacacacacagttccattGTTAAGACATGACATCAGATGACATCATGTttacatgctaacatgctaatacTGATTACACATGCACTGACAGGAGACAGGGCTTCAGTAAACATTAAAGTATGTTTACAAAAATCATTAGACTAGTCATATTTGGTttcacttcaaacacacacacggttgtGAGGTCATGCAGAGAGATGGATCTGTGTCAGACAGCTATACTCATGTGAGCCAACGCTAGCTCATGAGCAAAGCTGAACAACAACAGTCAGCTgcatcctcccctctctctcacacacacacaccacacaaaaccCCATAACATTTCATTCAGTGGACATGCTAACAGGGACATGCTAAAGCACGGTCATGAGAGTCATCAGGCTCAGACTGAGTGTAGGGCAGGGAAGAGTGACCTCTCATGTCATGATTTCAGCCAGTAAAGCCACAGTGAGTATAAAGAGGGAATGCCCCCCCCCTCGCTAAAAGCCAGAGGAATGTCCCCCCCTCACTGATAGCCAGTAGACGAAGCCTGTTGCATCTACTGTATCTACCAGATACCTCACTtcaggggttcccaacctttttcGGCAGGGTGACCTTATGTTGAGGTCACAAAATGTTGGCGACCCCAATCATTCACAACATCTCTGTTGGAACATCCAGCCGTAAGCGATACTTTGATTTGATTATCTACCAGATACCATGTAGTAGCGAGCCCATCAGTGGATGCTGCTCTGAGTATGTTGGGCCTGAAGTAGAGTACTAACTGCTCTGAGTGTGTTAGGCCTGAAGTAGAGTACTAACTCTGCTCTGAGTATGTTAGGCCTGAAGTAGAGTACTAACTCTGCTCTGAGTATGTTAGGCCTGAAGTAAAGTACTAACTTTGCTCTGAGTATGTTAGGCCTTAAGTAGAGTACTTACTCTGAACATCCTTCTAGGAGAATGATGGACCTGTCATATTGCCACACTACTACTCTGAGCATGTCAAGTCTGTAATAGGGTACTTACTCTGCTGTGAATATGTTGAGTCTGGAGCAGGGTACTTACTCTGAGGATACTACTGAGAGTATGTAGGGTACTTACTCTGAGGATACTGCTGAGAGTATGTAGGGTACTTACTTTGAGGATAATGTAGGGTACTTACTCTGAGGATACTGCTGTGAGTGCATGTAGCCTGGGGCAGATGACGCAGGAGGGGCAGCACTCACAGGAGCCTGAAGACCAAATGGTGGAACACTAGGGTCAacctgagaatgagagagagagagagagaacaagagagagcgagagagagagaatgagaatgagagagagagagagagagagagaggaagagagaggaagagagaagagaaagagggaaagagagaagaaaaaaagagggaggaagggagagaaagacagatagatagacagacagacagacagacagacagacagaaagaaaggtaAATGAAGAGATTTATTTGGATAGGCCTTTGAATGACCACAGGTCATGTTGACAGGTGCCAAAGGCTCCAAGTTCTGTGATCAGGTGAGACAGGAGACAGTTGCCACAGGAACCAGCCATCCAGTCAGTCATCCACCCTCATTTACGTACGCAGACTGACATCAGGGGGCAAGAGTGAGTCAGTGGACCAGGACGCAGGCATGTggatagtgagtgtgtgtgttggtgtgtgagtgtgagagtgtgtgtgtgtgtgtgagagagagtgtgtgtgtgggtgtgtgtgtgtgcacatgtgtgagagtgtgtgtgtgtgtggtggtggtgggggggggggggggtgtatgtgtgtgtgtctttgtgagtgtgtgtgtatgtgtgtgagagagagagagtgtgtgcgtgtgtaagagagtgtgtgtgtgtgtgtgtgtgtgtgtgtgtgggggggggggggggggggggggggtgagtgtgtgtatgtgtgtacgtgtgtgtgtgtgtgcgtgtatgtgtgtgagagtgtgtctgtctgtgtgtgtgtgtgtgtgtgtgtgtttgtgtgtgtgtgtgtgtgtgagagagagtgtgtgtgtgtgtgtgtgtgtgtgtgtgtatctgtgtgagatGGACGTTGGAGACCAAGACACAAGCTGGAGGCTGAAATGGCTTGTTAAATGTTGCATGGACACAGGAGTTATAAGGTCATGCGCACCCTGCCGATTTCAACCAGAGAGGTGATGTCATGCGGAATGTTAGAAacagctggagaggagagaaagggtgagGCACACTATAGGAAGTCCCATCCTGCACCACTGGGGTGTAGTACAAGCGCGAGGCACTAGGTGGCAGTGCAGTATCACATCGCTGCTGGgctgtggagaggagagtgaggccTACTCTACTGTAGGAGAATGGGAGAGGGTGCAGTACAAGCGTTAGGCACTAGGGGGCAGCAAGGCATCATGTCACTGCTGGGCGGTGAGGAAGAACTCGAGGGCTACTCTACTGAGCGTGGTCACATGCAGCTGAGGAAGGCAGGCTGGACCTAAGCAAGgcacattactgagagacacaGGCAGGagtcacatacacaacacacaaacacatgcatgcacacacacactccaacacaaacacacacacacctgagtgaACAGGTAGGGTATGTGAGGGGCTGGGATTTGGGATGTGAAGTAATAGGGTGGGTGTGTTGAACTCCATTAGCAGTTGTGGGTGTGAGCGGGTCCGCTTGTTTTCTGTGGTATTTCATGGCTAGTAAGTGAGTGGGGTGTGTTGTATACAGAGTAGAACTGTGGATGTGGTCGCACTGTGTGGCATAGAGAATACTGCTGTGTGGCATAGTGAATACTGCTGTGTGGCATAGTGAATGCTGTGGATGTGGTCGCACTGTGTGACTTAGTGAATACTGCTGTGTGGCATAGTGAATGCTGTGGATGTGGTCGCACTGTGTGACTTAGTGAATACTGTGGTTGGTTGGACGTGGTAAATTGTGTTGTGGTTGCGTTGTTTAGTATACAGAATAGAATTGTGGATGTAGGGCAAGCGTGCTGCTTATTGTATAGTGTGTACCACATGATGAACACACGCTAGGTTTATCTAGGTGTAGCTGTAGGTTAGTGAACAGTACGCCtgtgagtgttttgtgtgtgtgtgtgtgggatacaTGCGGTctacatatattcatgcatGCTGGTGTATACATGTACTGTACTAGGTGTTCCTGAATGTCTATTGTAtgattgtattgtgtgtgtgtgtgtgtgtgtacatgtgtgtgtgtactggtttatgttgcgttgtgtgtgtgtgtgtgtgtgttagtgatgggcaaatgaagctttggtgaaccactgaaccacaggagtgtgaacctagcgacactagctgaaaagcaaaaagatggccgccacacatacttttttcaacataaaagtcttTAGCAAACCAATAattttggttacatatactggtttgggtaaggacttttatgttgaaaaatctacatgtggcagccatattggattttttcattagtgttgctagcttcacactactgtggtttagtggttcaccaaagcttcatttgcccaatACTATGTCTGTACTGGTTTAtgttgcgttgtgtgtgtgtgtgtgtgtgtacctgtggttcAGGGGCAGGGCCTAGAGGCCGAGGGGCACTGGGAAGGACAGTTGGGGTTTGGTTACTCCAGGAGGTGACTGTGGAGGCGGACCTGAactgcacacgtgcacacacacgggcacacacacgcacacgcacacacaatgccAACAAAGAACCATCATGATGTGGAAGacagacacaccaacaccaaccaGACATATGACCATACcaacaaacagcacacacacacacacacacacacacacacacacacagaagagaacAACAGCCGGTGTAACACTGAAATTCTTTGATTAAAGTGAAACACACAATATTATTATGACATACATGACATCATCAGGAGGGACCATCAGTGCTGTTTGTTGCCGgttcggggttcgaaccggcaaccctccggttacaagcctgaagcgctaaccagtaggccacggctgtgtgtgtgtgtgtgtgtgtgtgtgtgtgcgtgtgcgtgtgcgtgtgcgtgtgcgtgtgcgtgtgcgtgtgcgtgtgcgtatatgtgtgtgtgtgtgagagagtttatgtgtatgtgtgtaaatagcgctaaccagtaggccacggctggctgtgtgtgtgtgtgtgtgtgtgtgtgtgtgtgtgtgtgtgtgtgtgtgtgtgttacctgctgGTAGTACTGAGGTGCTGTGTGTGCGGGTGCCGGGGCGGGCACAGGCTGTGCGGAGTGCTGCTGATTGTAGGCGTACGCTGGCGCTGCCGCTGGCCTGGCTGTGGGCATGTTGGTGGGCGCAGGGTGGGCACTGGGGGCCTGGGGGGTGGCAGTCACGGGGGCGGCCTGGTGCCCAAGAGCCCTGCTGAGACGATCCCGCAGCCTCTCCACCACTTCCtgacatgagaacacacacacacacacacacactgctgttacAATACACACCCGCTACACCACCTCCTGACACCTCCTGACAcgcagcggcgcgcctggtctacaaccaacccaaaagggcacatgttaccccgctgctcatccagctacactggttacctatggcggcccgcatcaaattcaagtctctaacgcttgcctacaaagtagtctccggttctgctcccacctacttgaatgccctcatacagacttacactacctccagaccgctgcgctcctctgacgaacgacgtctagctctaccaccggtacgctcaagccaatccaaacttttctcatctgttgttcctcgttggtggaacacactgccagttcctacaagggcagggacatccttttccacgttcaaaaaactcctgaagacccagctctttagagaacatctactctcatagcaacacttacaacaagtcttactgatcctagcactcaccagccgttttaaactgacaagtaactgttaaaatacagcactcaccgacgcacttattcttactgtactctaatgtgttttttttaaactgtcctaaaattgtgagaattgttctaaaacttactgtttaccatgttgttagtcgctttggttaaaaagcgtcagccaaatgtaatgtaatgtaatgagaacacacacacacacacacactgctgttacAATACACACCCGCTACACCACCTCCtgacatgagaacacacacacacacacacacacacactgctgttacAATACACACCCGCTACACCACCTCCtgacatgagaacacacacacacacactactgttaCAATACACACCCGCCACACCACCTCCTgatatgagaacacacacacacacacacacacacacacacacacacacacactactgttaCAATACACACCCGCTACACCACCTCCTGACATGGGAACACACACTACTGTTACACACCCGCTACACCACTTCCTGacatgggaacacacacacacacacgcacacacactactgttacacacccactcatttttttttgttagtcTGACATTTCCCAGGTTGCcaaattgtgtatgaaatacaccctactgtacatatagcctacataatgaCTTCCTTTTGTAATAAAACCTGCTAACCCAAACCCCAAATAAGAAAGCGGGTGTACACTGCACAGCCACTGAGTCTCGCAAGAAAGCGGTCTAGTTGAATAACCTGGTTTGTCAAATTGTTGGAGAagaacgaccgaaatgcagtgttccaAGGAGTGAAtgaaacatgttaaatatgCAAAACTGATTCTGTGCAAACACTGACACCCTGGGtcttgagggtgtgtgtgggctcttAATGGCTCTTGAGGGTGTGGGACtcttgagggtgtgtgtgggtgtgtgtgggctcttgagtgtgtgtgtgggctcttgagtgtgtgtgtgggtgtgtgtggggctcttgagcgtgtgtgtgggctcttgagggtgtgtgtgggcttttaagggtgtgtgtgggctcttGATGGCtcttgagggtgtgtgtgggctcttGAGAATGTGTGAGGGCTCTTGAGTGTGAGTACGGGGCTCTTGAGGGTGAGTACGGGGCtcttgagggtgtgtgtggggctcttgagggtgtgtgtggggctgcTCACCTGGTTGCTGTTCTCAGGCAGGTAGGCCAGGGCGGTGTCCAGACTACCCTGCGACGCCAGCAGACTGGCGTACTGGCCCATCTTCTGTGCCAACATGGTGCCCATGGTGGAGGCCTGAGCCCCGTGAGTCCGCTCCACCGCCTGGCGCAGAATCACCACCTTCTCCACCAGGTCCTGAAAGGGCAAAGGTCAAACTGGCCATCAACAAGGACAATCAGGGACTCCAACTACCATATTCCATATTCAACTGATCTGACAACAGAGCTGGCACTGCTAACTGTCCTGTGCGGGAATTGCTATCTGACCTGCAGACAGGGCAGGCTGAGAGTGGGCACTGCCAACTGACCAGCAGTGAGAGCGGGAACTGCTAACTGAGCAGTGCTGGGCTAACTGCTAACTGGGCAGTCTTGAACAGACACTGCCAATTGAGCTAAAGAGAGAGCGGGCACTGACCTAGAATCAGAGTAGGCATTGCCAACTGACCAGCAGGTTACCTGACCTGAGAGGACACTGCCAACTGACCTGCAGACATAGTGGGCACTGCTGATAGCGGGCACGGCCAACTGACCTGCAGTGAGAGTGGGCACTGGGCCAACTGACCTGCAGTGAGAGTGGACACTGGGACTCCTGGGCTTTGGTCCAGCAGGTCACGAGCTTCTCCACACTGCCAGCGCAGATGTAACACAAACACGCCTGGGCCTGCAGCGACAAGTCCTCCGCCTGCTCCAGACGAGAGCCCAGCAgacctgatacacacacacacacacacacacatacacacaaacgtgtatggacacagacacgtacaagcgcacgcacacacacacacacacacacacacacacacacacacagaagtgttATTCATAAATATTTCACACTTGGGAGGACTATGCCAATGTCTCCTACTTCTCCATGTGCTATGTGAAAACAGGAAAAACAACCAGCTTTCCCATGAGATAACTAactacagagggagagagaaagaatgtggagagaggagagagagagagggagagaaagatagatagatagatagatagatagatagatactttatataGATACCtgatagatagagagggagagagagagagagagagagagagacagagagagaaagagagaaagatagatagatagatagatagatagatagatagagagggagagagagagagggagaaagagctgACCACAGAGATTGGAGAAGTCCTCAGGCTTGGCGTAGGTCATGACCGCTGCCAGGGCCTCCCTCCAGCTGTGCAGTTCACATGTCTGCAGGATGTCCAGCCAGTCCCTCATCACCACCGCACTGATGAGctgatgaccacacacacacacagacacacacacacagacagacacacacacacgcacgcacgcacgcaaataaatgggcattgaataaactaAGTTAGGGTACTCAAGCAAGTAAAGtcaataaccagatatacaccaattctgtgtggaaatatttatatttctttAAGTGGGACCCCGTTACCTTGGTGATTTTTGTCTGGGTCTTCAGGAAGTACTTCTTCTGGGTCCTCTCCAGGAGTTCCGGTCCACCAGCGATGGCCAGGATGATGCTGTCCGCCATCCGGTTGTCATGGAGACAGAGATCAACGGCGCTCTCAAAGTCGCCTGTGAGCAGTGCCTGTGTGATCAGACCGTCCACTTctaaaaataacacacacacatacatgatcagcagtcaaaataaacataatttaaacatctcaacacacactcacacaaacacacacacaaacactgttttATATCAAACTAGCCTCATTAAACATAAGTCAcaggaaacacagacacagacacacacctattTACAGTACATCCAACTAACCACAAACACAGGTCATCATTAGCAGTCAtaggaaacactgcacacacacagacacagacacagacacagacacacaggtcaTCATTAGCAGTCATAGGAAACactgcacacgcacagacacaaatatCTACAGCACCAAACAGACATCAACACACACTACGACGTGCCTACCTTTGCTAACTTTGAGTTTGACAGGTTCTGAAACGGATGGAGCAGGTGCGGGTGGTTCGACCGCCACTTCAGGTTCCCTCGCGGGTTCTGCAGGTCCTGTGCTTATGTCCTCCGTGGGATCTTCTAAGGGTTCTTCAATAAGGTCATCAgctgcttcctcctcctcctccttctcctccttctcctcctccatctccggTTCCACCACAGCCACTGGCTCTGGTTCTGGCAGCATATCTTCTTCCAGTTGTagttccacctcctcctccggcTCCCACTGTTATACAAACAGGAAGTTAGAGAAGCACCACACATAACAAGCATGCTTTAGAAGCGGCCCGCCAGCCGCCTCCCTCTGATCTGACTTAATGAGCTTTTTGGATTAGGACAGGCCAGTCAAAACATGACACATAGTTTACCATAGTTAACctgccattttgaaaaatgtcaataaAATGACTCAGTTGGGGTTCTACATCTCTTGTATCAAATCAAGTCAATTATCTCTACAAAATGTATgctcaacatacagtatatcatttACCTGCAAATgtacacaaaaagaaaaagacacaGACAACAAAAATGCCCAATATTGCCTTGGTCTGATTTctagtgtttgtttgtatgcttgtacattttaataataataataatgcattttgTTTATGAGCGCCTTTCTCAACACTCATTTTACGAAAATATAATAATCATATAACAGCATCGTAGCTGTAAAATATACTTTAAGGTAGTCATATGGCATCAAATTTGCACTTCAAGAATTcaaatcatttttttctttttttaattacttACTTATTGTTTGCCTGCTTATAAATGAGGTGAGAGTAACCAGGGCAATTCTGGGAAAATCAAGATACTACATTGGCAGCATTCCTGTGTCCCAGTTTAATACCATTAGCAATATCCATTACTATTTGCAGTGTCAATTACCATTAGAAATATCCATTACCATTAGCAGTGTTGATTACCATTAACAATACCTGAGACTATTAGCATTGCTAATTTCCATAAGAAATAACCATTACCATAACCATTATCCTAAACAAATGTCACCACCATACAGTAAGGTCTGCATGATCTATTAGCATTGCTCATAACAATTAGCATTAGGCATTATTTGCATTATCATAATGTCAGTAACCATCAATATCATCCTTAGCCATTACCCTTTATCATTATAGAGTTTCAAAGCCAAAGAGAAAGTACAATGGAACAAAAAATGTAAAGACTGTAATGGAACCAAAAAAACCCTGCAATAATGAAACTTGATAGCGATTAGCGCCATACAGGAAATAAATAGCCGAGGCGGAGCTACACGATGGGACCACACAGGCATATGCCACAGCAACAGACAAGGGTGGACTCGACTCGAGACGAGGGTACCTCCTGTAGGGTTCTCTCCTCCTCGGAGGGAGCGGGGACCACTGGCTCCTGCGTGTCCCCTGGTAGATCCACCACAGGCTCAGGGGCAGGAGCCTGCATGACCACCCGGGGCTCAGGTGCGCCCTCTGCTCGATCAGAGAGGTCACACGCCTGAGACAGCTGCTGTGAAGGGGCACCAGGTGTGAACATGGGCACTGGATGCAAGGGTACTGGAGGAGACGGGTCAACTACAGGCACTTCAGGTGGAGGAGCAGAAAGGTCTGCAGCAGGTATGCACTGTGGCACAGGTGGAACGGCAACAGCAGGTATAGACTCGGGTACAGGTGAAATGCCAACAACAGGTAGCAGCTGAGATACAGGTGAAATGCCAACAACAGGTAGAGGCTCAGGTACAGGTAATATACCAACAGCAGGTACAGGCTCAGGAGCAGGTGAGGAGACAATGCCAGGTACAGTATCAAGCACAGGTGGTTGGACATCTTGGGGTATACATTCATTTACAGGAAGTTGGGCCACTGGTGGAAAGGAGAGGTCAACTGAAGACGCAAGGTCAATCTGGGGAGCTGGGACTTCCATGGGGGCCAGACCAAAGCCAGGAGCTGCTAGGGGAACAGCCGACGCATCTGAAGGGTAAGGGGGACTCGTGAAGCCTGTGTTCCCAGGGGGTAGTTGATCTGCTGGGGCAAGAAGCAGTTGTGCTGGTGAAGGTGCGAATAAAGGAAGCGATTGCTGGATGTCACTGGGAGGAGCAAATACAGGAAGAGCCTGCTGGACTTCACAGGGAGGCGCGAATAGAGACACAGGCTGCTGCTGCAGGTTGAGTGGAGGAGCAAGTGTCGGGACACTGAAGTCCTGGAGGTCCACCAGTGCCATGGCTTCAGGTGTCAGATGAAGGCTGGCAGCTGGAGAGGCGTCCAAAGGAATGAGAGGTTGTAAAGAGGGGTCCAAGGTAATGGCTTCAGGAGATTGTTCCAGAATGGCTGCTTCAGGAAGTGGTTCCAGAGTAACCGCTTCAGGAGGTGGTTCTAGAAGGGCTACTTCAGAAAGCGGTTCCAAAATAGCTGCTTGAGGAGATGGTTCCAGAATGGCTGCTTCGGGAAGTGGTTCCAGAGTCGCTGCTTCAGGAGGTGGTTCTAGAAGAGCCACTTCAGAAAGCGGTTCCAAAATAGCTGCTTGAGGAGATGGTTCCAGAATGGCTGCTTTGGGAAGTGGTTCCAGAGTCGCTGCTTCAGGAGGTGGTTCTAGAAGAGCCACTTCAGAAAGCGGTTCCAAAATAGCTGCTTCAGGAGGTTGTCCCACTGCGGCTGCTTCAGGAGGCAATGTTCCACTGACAGTGTGTGCTTCTGGTTGAACATTTGGTACGAGTTCCAATTGAGGTTCAGGCATAAGACCTGCTTGAAGTTCGGGTTGGACTTCTGCCTGGGGTCCTGGTGCAAACATCACTTCAGCTTCAGGTACAAATTCCACTTCAGAAATGGGTTCCACTTGCGTTTCAGGGGCCAGTTCCACCTCGGATTTAGGTACGTGTTCTGCTGCAAGTTCTGGTGGAATCGCAGGTTCCACTTGTGGTGGAGGTACAAGCTCCACTGCGGGCTCTGTCTGAGGTTCAGGCACTGCTTCTGGCTGATGGAGTTGATGGAGTATCACAGGCTGTGAAATGGAGAAGGAGTCGGCAGGAAAGACGGAGAAGGAGTCAGCAGGGAAGTCTGGCGTAGGTTCAGGAGGTGCGGGTTCAGCCTCAGGTTCTTGAGTCTGTGGTTCCGGCTCAGGTTCCGGTTCCGGTTCTGGTTGAGATTCGGGAACCGCTAGAGGCTCAGATACGGCCTGAGGGTGAGGCAGGTGGTTAAAAGCAGAAGCAgcgtcagaaacacacacatgcgcatgcgcacgcgcacacacacacacacacatacacacagcagatTGCAGGTAATTCAATCAGGATACAGCAAGCACAAGCAAAGTTGCAAGGTAAACCACAACATCTGGTTGATCTTCATTttcagtctgtctgtcactAAGTTCTTCACTGTGGTtcttcaaataaaaaaatgtcaaattgtaagaaaatacatttatgtacatatgtcttatgtacataacatacgtCTTCACTTAGGGCACTCAAGTCCTTTAgatcaggggtccccaaccttttatgtaccatggaccggtttgattcccattttttttttcacggaccggttggggggagggggggggggggggggggttcgggggttccatgttccgtgttgtgcatgcattacttgaaaagaactagctccagttatgcatgaacagtgaaggtaacgaactcttaaaaatgtgaaaaacgtgaacttgaagaagtgaaaattgaacaatatgaactatgaaaattgaacaacttgaagctacatctatcatgtgtgaacatgcttaacaaaatttggtaacaaaacatgggaactaaacgtgcattacgaatataatcagggggagccctgtgcttgtttccctgcaacaagaaggttccatctggggatgatggaagacagtgacaccctcagtgtgtttgaaatgtccagtcgattgcgcaatttggtgttagttgcagtcattgctgaaaacccggcctcgcatagatacgtggtgggaaatggtagcaacgttttcagcgcttttacagCTAT
Encoded proteins:
- the sec31a gene encoding protein transport protein Sec31A isoform X2 gives rise to the protein MKLKEINRTAIQAWSPAQQHPVYLATGTSAQQLDASFSTSASLEIFQLDLTDPTLDMKTSGTFSSPHRYHQLAWGPHGIGSDGHPSGVLIAGGENGNIILYDPAKILDGSSDVVIDQSTKHTGPVRALDVNPFQTNLFASGGNESEIYIWDLNSFSSPMTPGPKSQPLEDVSCVAWNGQVQHILASASPSGRASIWDLRKNDLIIKVSDHSNRMHCSGLAWHPEVATQLALASEDDRMPVIQMWDLRFATSPLKVLENHTRGVLAIAWSLADPELLLSCGKDNRILCWDPNTAEVLYELPTSSQWCFDIQWCPRNPALLSAAAFDGHISVYSIMGGKNDAVSLKQADQISTSFGNLDPFGTGQTLPPLQLPQAPTAPSTVTPLKKPPKWIRRPVGASFAFGGKLVSLENGNPLPQPTQQPLPRVVHVSQVVTETAFLERSGQLQATLSAGSFAEFCQTKIEAAPSEFEKAVWSFLKVNFEDDSRGKYLELLGYKKEELALKIAEALEKKDSQPAEAVSEPLAVPESQPEPEPEPEPEPQTQEPEAEPAPPEPTPDFPADSFSVFPADSFSISQPVILHQLHQPEAVPEPQTEPAVELVPPPQVEPAIPPELAAEHVPKSEVELAPETQVEPISEVEFVPEAEVMFAPGPQAEVQPELQAGLMPEPQLELVPNVQPEAHTVSGTLPPEAAAVGQPPEAAILEPLSEVALLEPPPEAATLEPLPKAAILEPSPQAAILEPLSEVALLEPPPEAATLEPLPEAAILEPSPQAAILEPLSEVALLEPPPEAVTLEPLPEAAILEQSPEAITLDPSLQPLIPLDASPAASLHLTPEAMALVDLQDFSVPTLAPPLNLQQQPVSLFAPPCEVQQALPVFAPPSDIQQSLPLFAPSPAQLLLAPADQLPPGNTGFTSPPYPSDASAVPLAAPGFGLAPMEVPAPQIDLASSVDLSFPPVAQLPVNECIPQDVQPPVLDTVPGIVSSPAPEPVPAVGILPVPEPLPVVGISPVSQLLPVVGISPVPESIPAVAVPPVPQCIPAADLSAPPPEVPVVDPSPPVPLHPVPMFTPGAPSQQLSQACDLSDRAEGAPEPRVVMQAPAPEPVVDLPGDTQEPVVPAPSEEERTLQEWEPEEEVELQLEEDMLPEPEPVAVVEPEMEEEKEEKEEEEEAADDLIEEPLEDPTEDISTGPAEPAREPEVAVEPPAPAPSVSEPVKLKVSKEVDGLITQALLTGDFESAVDLCLHDNRMADSIILAIAGGPELLERTQKKYFLKTQTKITKLISAVVMRDWLDILQTCELHSWREALAAVMTYAKPEDFSNLCGLLGSRLEQAEDLSLQAQACLCYICAGSVEKLVTCWTKAQESQCPLSLQDLVEKVVILRQAVERTHGAQASTMGTMLAQKMGQYASLLASQGSLDTALAYLPENSNQEVVERLRDRLSRALGHQAAPVTATPQAPSAHPAPTNMPTARPAAAPAYAYNQQHSAQPVPAPAPAHTAPQYYQQFRSASTVTSWSNQTPTVLPSAPRPLGPAPEPQVDPSVPPFGLQAPVSAAPPASSAPGYMHSQQYPQIFPHYNAGAAAPPALYNPLQYSSSPPSGGAAYPPSSSAPYPHHYMPSAAPYPPSPATAYPSHPHHHHPPPLPHSLPSPPAASVAPSFPSPPPVASSSFAPSSPPPLMGGSTFQQGGLGSPVSNVPPALLPPGASGTETHASGDTQVPASQRTGPQNGWNDPPNLTRGPKKKKVLDNYAPPAPITAPIMSPLGEPQPQAPTGPPQPYPQPGLQAPYAPMQHHPPQGVAPAPGPPSVPLMNLQGAPGAPTGDRIQPMQKLPAEKVSKKPIPQEHMMLKTTFEGLVQKCLAAASDPQTKRKLDVANKRLEMLYDKLREQSLSPAIVGGLHNMARSIESRAYTDGLNIHTHIVSSSNFSEISAFMPVLKVLLTEAIKLGV